A region of Burkholderiales bacterium DNA encodes the following proteins:
- a CDS encoding PAS domain-containing protein — translation MPAITIPPKPRTAPRPTDEAARLGALRRYAILDTPGEPAFDDITRLAAHICRAPIARIIFIDERRQWMKSEVGVRLCESPRDESICAHAILEPRLSIFPDLAKDARFATHPRVAGKPHLRFYAAAPLRTGDGHALGTVCVLDYRPRRLSREQKEALEALARQVMTQLELRRSRMADATATRKAQTALQRKERELHLIADVMPALIAHIDSEQRYLFANRTYEQWCGKSRAEILGATVRDVVGESSYAGLRPYIEGVLSGQPVSFDRPAVYPDGLARHVHGDYLPDVDEHGVVRGFFALVADISESHRIEETLARREHELRLIADSLPVLIAYIDRERRYRFVNRTYELWFGVKREQVYGKTVREVIGEPAFASVSREVDLVLAGQSVAFERWVPYALGPARWIKVDYIPDIAANGVVRGYFALVLDISERIQAESRVRAQYAVSQILATSSNARSASFEVLQAIARHMQWDFGAVWLWNEAEGVLRCRDLWYADRDTLAEFEKTCLATSLAPGVGAPGRVFARAAPMWFSDICQEDNFPRAAAARRCGLHAAFAFPVIVNGKVEAVIEFFSRAIRELDQGLLQTAEAIARDVAHFILRRRAELEIKSLNADLEHRVTELQALMDVAPVGIAVARDADCDVITSNRAFTELLGMDADSNVSLNRPQPPYRVFKGGVECPARDLPMQLAAQRREKVESVELEVLRADGKRVHVLVNAAPLFDGEGAVRGVISSQIDISERKRAEANLARHTLQLEKVVDERTAQLRELSAHLQSVREDEKAHIAREVHDELGGVLTGLKMDVSWLHRKLTAAKPEIQNKIATLLQLIDTAIAAVRKIQSDLRPALLDDLGLISALEWQAQEFAGRSDIPCQFHAKVGNSEFAPAHAIALFRGFQEALTNVARHAKASQVTASLARDSGNIVLEISDDGVGMESVRLDDISRHGIRGMQERVFYLGGAVSVDSKPGCGTKVTIRLPDSSQDQG, via the coding sequence ATGCCAGCTATCACCATCCCGCCAAAACCACGCACAGCGCCGCGACCCACCGATGAAGCGGCGCGCCTCGGCGCATTGCGTCGCTATGCGATTCTGGATACGCCGGGCGAGCCGGCGTTCGACGACATCACGCGCCTGGCCGCTCACATCTGCCGGGCGCCGATCGCGCGTATCATCTTCATCGATGAGAGGCGGCAATGGATGAAATCCGAGGTCGGCGTTCGTCTTTGCGAATCGCCGCGCGATGAATCGATTTGCGCTCACGCGATTCTTGAGCCGCGGCTCTCGATATTTCCCGATCTCGCCAAAGATGCGCGTTTCGCGACGCACCCGCGCGTTGCCGGCAAACCGCATCTGCGCTTTTACGCAGCGGCGCCGCTGCGTACCGGCGATGGTCACGCACTCGGCACCGTCTGCGTCCTCGATTACCGACCGCGCAGGCTAAGCCGGGAACAGAAAGAGGCGCTCGAGGCGTTGGCGCGCCAGGTCATGACGCAACTCGAGCTGCGCCGCTCCCGGATGGCCGACGCGACCGCAACACGCAAGGCGCAGACCGCGCTACAGCGCAAGGAGCGCGAATTGCACCTGATTGCCGACGTCATGCCGGCATTGATCGCCCACATCGACAGCGAGCAGCGCTATCTGTTCGCGAATCGGACGTACGAGCAGTGGTGCGGCAAGAGCCGCGCCGAAATCCTGGGCGCGACGGTGCGCGATGTCGTAGGCGAAAGCTCTTACGCCGGGTTGCGGCCGTACATCGAGGGAGTGCTGTCCGGCCAGCCGGTGTCGTTCGATCGACCCGCCGTTTATCCCGATGGCCTGGCGCGCCATGTGCACGGCGACTACCTGCCCGATGTCGACGAGCACGGTGTCGTGCGAGGATTTTTTGCGCTGGTCGCCGACATAAGCGAGAGCCACCGCATCGAAGAGACGCTGGCGCGGCGCGAACACGAACTGCGGCTGATCGCCGATTCGCTGCCGGTTCTGATTGCATACATCGACCGCGAGCGCCGCTATCGATTCGTCAATCGCACCTATGAACTCTGGTTCGGCGTCAAGCGCGAACAGGTGTATGGAAAGACCGTTCGCGAGGTCATTGGCGAGCCGGCATTCGCCAGCGTCAGCCGGGAAGTCGATCTGGTTCTGGCCGGCCAGAGCGTCGCCTTCGAGCGCTGGGTGCCTTATGCGCTCGGCCCGGCACGCTGGATCAAGGTCGACTATATTCCCGATATCGCGGCGAATGGCGTTGTCCGCGGCTACTTCGCGCTGGTTCTTGACATCAGCGAACGCATACAGGCCGAAAGCCGCGTGCGGGCTCAGTACGCAGTCAGCCAGATACTCGCAACGTCAAGCAACGCGCGCAGTGCGAGTTTCGAGGTTCTTCAGGCGATAGCCAGGCACATGCAATGGGATTTTGGAGCGGTCTGGCTGTGGAACGAGGCAGAAGGTGTACTTCGCTGTCGCGACCTGTGGTATGCCGACCGCGACACGCTTGCCGAATTCGAAAAAACCTGCCTGGCCACCTCGCTGGCGCCGGGGGTTGGCGCGCCCGGCCGCGTTTTCGCCCGCGCCGCGCCGATGTGGTTTTCGGATATCTGCCAGGAAGATAATTTCCCGCGCGCGGCGGCAGCCAGGCGTTGCGGACTGCATGCGGCATTTGCTTTTCCGGTGATCGTCAATGGCAAGGTTGAAGCCGTCATCGAATTTTTCAGCCGCGCGATCCGCGAACTGGATCAGGGCTTGCTGCAAACCGCCGAAGCGATTGCGCGGGACGTGGCGCATTTTATTCTGCGACGTCGCGCCGAACTTGAGATCAAGAGCCTGAATGCGGACCTCGAACACCGCGTCACCGAATTGCAGGCGCTGATGGATGTGGCGCCAGTCGGGATAGCCGTGGCGCGAGACGCGGATTGCGACGTGATAACGAGCAATCGCGCGTTCACCGAGCTGCTCGGCATGGATGCCGATAGCAACGTCTCCCTGAATCGGCCGCAGCCGCCGTATCGCGTCTTCAAGGGCGGAGTCGAATGTCCGGCACGCGATTTGCCGATGCAGCTCGCGGCGCAGCGCCGCGAAAAAGTCGAAAGCGTAGAGCTCGAGGTGCTGCGCGCCGACGGCAAACGCGTACACGTCCTGGTCAATGCCGCGCCGCTGTTCGACGGCGAGGGTGCTGTGCGCGGTGTTATCAGCTCGCAGATAGACATAAGCGAGCGGAAGCGGGCGGAAGCCAACCTCGCGCGGCACACTCTGCAACTGGAAAAGGTCGTCGATGAGCGCACGGCGCAGTTGCGCGAGTTGTCGGCCCACCTGCAATCGGTGCGCGAGGATGAGAAAGCGCATATCGCCCGCGAGGTGCACGACGAACTCGGCGGCGTCCTGACCGGGCTCAAAATGGATGTGTCGTGGCTGCACCGAAAGCTGACGGCTGCCAAGCCGGAAATCCAGAACAAGATCGCAACCTTGCTGCAACTGATCGATACCGCGATCGCCGCGGTGCGCAAGATTCAATCCGATCTACGTCCGGCGCTGCTCGACGATCTCGGTCTGATTTCGGCGCTCGAGTGGCAAGCGCAGGAATTTGCCGGGCGCTCCGACATTCCCTGCCAGTTTCACGCGAAGGTCGGCAATAGCGAGTTTGCGCCGGCCCATGCAATCGCGCTGTTTCGCGGATTTCAGGAAGCGTTGACCAACGTTGCGCGGCATGCCAAAGCGAGCCAGGTTACAGCGAGTCTGGCCCGCGACAGCGGCAATATCGTTCTCGAGATCAGCGACGATGGCGTGGGAATGGAAAGCGTACGGCTCGACGATATATCGCGCCACGGCATACGCGGCATGCAAGAGCGCGTTTTTTATCTCGGCGGCGCCGTGTCGGTGGACAGCAAGCCCGGCTGCGGCACCAAAGTGACGATCAGGCTGCCCGATTCGAGCCAAGACCAGGGCTAG
- the rho gene encoding transcription termination factor Rho codes for MHLSELKNLHVTELVDMAVTNEIDGASRLRKQDLIFALLKNQARKGESIFGEGTLEVLPDGFGFLRSPDTSYLAGPDDIYVSPSQIRRFNLHTGDSIEGEIRTPKDGERYFALVKVDKVNSEPPENSKNKILFENLTPLHPDERFVLERDIKAEENITGRVIDIIAPIGKGQRGLIVSPPKAGKTVLMQHVAHSITNNHPEVMLIVLLIDERPEEVTEMIRSVKGEVVSSTFDEPATRHVQVAEMVIEKAKRLVEHKKDVVILLDSITRLARAYNTVVPASGKVLTGGVDANALQRPKRFFGAARNIEEGGSLTIIATALVETGSRMDDVIYEEFKGTGNLEIHLDRRMAEKRQYPAINVNRSGTRKEELLINKEVLQKIWVLRKLLYPMDDLEAMEFLLDKIKGTKNNADFFDSMRRG; via the coding sequence ATGCACTTATCTGAATTGAAGAATTTACACGTGACCGAACTGGTCGACATGGCAGTCACCAATGAGATCGACGGCGCGAGCCGGCTGCGCAAGCAGGATCTGATTTTCGCTCTGCTGAAAAATCAGGCGCGTAAGGGCGAAAGCATTTTTGGCGAGGGCACGCTCGAAGTGCTGCCCGACGGCTTTGGTTTCCTGCGCTCGCCCGATACCTCCTACCTGGCCGGGCCGGACGACATTTATGTCAGCCCGTCCCAGATTCGGCGCTTCAACCTGCATACCGGCGATTCGATCGAGGGAGAAATTCGCACCCCCAAGGACGGCGAGCGCTATTTCGCGCTGGTCAAGGTCGACAAGGTCAATTCGGAACCGCCGGAAAATTCCAAGAACAAGATCCTGTTCGAGAATCTGACGCCGCTGCATCCGGATGAGCGCTTCGTGCTGGAGCGCGACATCAAGGCCGAAGAAAACATCACCGGGCGCGTGATCGATATCATCGCGCCGATCGGCAAAGGTCAGCGCGGGCTGATCGTGTCGCCGCCGAAGGCCGGCAAGACAGTGTTGATGCAGCATGTCGCGCACTCGATCACGAACAATCATCCAGAAGTGATGCTGATCGTGCTGCTGATCGACGAGCGGCCTGAAGAGGTGACCGAGATGATCCGCTCGGTCAAGGGCGAAGTCGTGTCGAGCACATTTGACGAGCCCGCGACGCGCCACGTCCAGGTCGCGGAAATGGTCATCGAAAAAGCCAAGCGCCTGGTCGAGCACAAAAAGGACGTTGTCATCCTGCTCGATTCGATCACGCGCCTGGCGCGCGCTTACAACACCGTGGTGCCGGCGTCCGGCAAAGTGTTGACCGGCGGCGTCGACGCCAACGCGCTGCAGCGCCCGAAGCGCTTTTTTGGCGCCGCGCGCAATATCGAAGAAGGCGGTTCACTGACGATCATCGCGACCGCGCTAGTCGAAACCGGTTCGCGCATGGACGACGTCATCTACGAAGAATTCAAAGGCACCGGCAATCTCGAAATTCATCTCGACCGGCGCATGGCCGAAAAGCGCCAATACCCGGCGATCAACGTCAATCGCTCGGGAACACGCAAGGAAGAATTGCTGATCAACAAAGAGGTGCTGCAGAAGATCTGGGTGCTGCGCAAACTGCTCTACCCGATGGACGACCTTGAGGCGATGGAGTTCTTGCTCGATAAAATCAAGGGCACCAAGAACAACGCGGATTTCTTCGACAGCATGCGCCGCGGTTAG
- a CDS encoding ferredoxin family protein has protein sequence MTYVVTQSCIKCKYTDCVDVCPVDCFREGPNFLVIDPDECIDCTLCVAECPVDAIFAEDDVPADQQHYTAINAELAKLWGPIVEKKDAPADADEWKDVKDKDALLER, from the coding sequence ATGACCTACGTCGTTACGCAAAGCTGCATCAAATGTAAATATACGGACTGTGTGGATGTCTGTCCGGTCGACTGTTTTCGTGAAGGGCCTAACTTCCTCGTGATCGACCCGGACGAATGCATCGATTGCACCTTATGCGTCGCCGAATGTCCGGTCGACGCGATTTTCGCCGAGGATGATGTCCCGGCCGATCAGCAGCATTACACAGCGATCAACGCGGAGTTGGCCAAGCTGTGGGGGCCCATCGTCGAGAAAAAAGACGCGCCGGCCGATGCTGACGAGTGGAAAGACGTGAAGGACAAGGACGCTTTGCTCGAACGTTAG
- the trxA gene encoding thioredoxin TrxA: protein MSEHIHYVTDDTFGPEVLQAPLPVLVDYWAEWCGPCKMIAPILDEVAKEYAGRLKIAKLNIDENQSTPPKYGIRGIPTLMLFKNGNIEATKVGAVSKSQLTAFIDSNI from the coding sequence ATGAGCGAACATATCCATTACGTTACTGACGACACTTTTGGGCCTGAAGTTTTGCAGGCGCCCCTGCCGGTTCTCGTCGACTACTGGGCAGAGTGGTGCGGGCCCTGCAAAATGATCGCGCCGATCCTCGATGAGGTCGCGAAGGAATACGCCGGCCGCCTCAAAATCGCCAAGCTCAATATCGACGAAAACCAATCTACACCGCCGAAATACGGCATTCGCGGCATTCCGACTTTGATGCTATTCAAGAACGGCAATATCGAAGCAACCAAGGTTGGCGCGGTTTCGAAATCGCAATTGACGGCGTTCATTGACAGCAATATTTAA
- a CDS encoding PA0069 family radical SAM protein: MPLKTQCGARAATQKGRGATANPEGRFERLSREADEDGQRPIAPAERSAQSGEEWAENTAPLKTFVSAERARSIIARNESPDIPFNQSINPYRGCEHGCIYCYARPSHAYLDLSPGLDFETRLFAKQNGAELLRTELSRPGYRCELIALGANTDPYQPIERDWRITRQILQVCAEFNQPVAIITKSARIERDLDILSAMAGRELVQVFISVTTLDRDLARRLEPRASAPARRIQALRALSQANVPCGVMVAPVIPFLTDSAMEQILAAAGDAGAVMAGYTLLRLPYEVKPLFKAWLALHYPLKARHVMSRVAEMRDGRDNDSEFGRRMRGQGEFAALLAQRFRIACQRSGLNERRFRSRVDQFCVPTTQLTLF; this comes from the coding sequence ATGCCGCTCAAAACACAATGCGGCGCGCGAGCCGCCACCCAAAAAGGCCGCGGCGCGACAGCCAACCCCGAAGGCCGTTTCGAGCGCTTGTCACGCGAAGCAGACGAGGATGGCCAGCGCCCGATTGCGCCGGCGGAACGCTCGGCGCAATCGGGGGAGGAATGGGCGGAAAATACGGCGCCGCTAAAAACATTCGTGAGCGCGGAACGTGCGCGCAGCATTATCGCGCGCAACGAATCGCCCGATATTCCGTTCAACCAGTCGATCAATCCCTACCGCGGCTGCGAGCACGGCTGCATTTACTGCTACGCGCGCCCCAGTCATGCTTATCTTGATTTGTCGCCCGGTCTCGATTTCGAAACCCGGCTTTTCGCCAAGCAGAACGGCGCGGAACTGCTGCGCACTGAATTATCCCGCCCGGGTTATCGCTGCGAGCTGATCGCGCTCGGCGCCAATACTGACCCGTATCAGCCAATCGAGCGCGACTGGCGAATCACGCGCCAGATTCTGCAGGTGTGCGCTGAATTCAACCAGCCGGTCGCGATCATTACCAAATCGGCGCGCATCGAACGCGATCTGGATATTCTTTCAGCGATGGCCGGGCGCGAACTGGTCCAGGTTTTCATTTCGGTAACAACACTCGATCGGGATCTCGCGCGCCGGCTCGAGCCTCGCGCATCGGCGCCGGCCAGACGCATACAAGCCCTACGCGCGTTGAGCCAGGCGAATGTGCCGTGTGGCGTAATGGTCGCGCCCGTCATCCCGTTTCTGACCGACAGCGCGATGGAACAGATTCTCGCCGCCGCCGGCGATGCCGGGGCAGTCATGGCGGGCTACACGCTGCTGCGCTTGCCGTACGAAGTGAAGCCCTTGTTCAAGGCCTGGCTAGCTCTGCACTATCCGCTGAAAGCCCGGCACGTCATGAGCCGGGTCGCCGAAATGCGGGATGGGCGCGACAACGACAGCGAATTTGGCCGGCGCATGCGCGGCCAGGGCGAATTCGCGGCCCTGCTGGCGCAGCGTTTCCGAATCGCCTGTCAGCGTTCCGGCCTGAATGAAAGGCGCTTTCGTTCGAGAGTCGATCAGTTCTGCGTGCCGACCACGCAGCTCACGCTATTCTGA